The DNA region TCTTGATAAATACATTCTTTTAATCCCGTCTCTTTTGTTTCGTTTTGTCCTTATCATGCAAGGTGTTTCATGGAAGGGAGGTTGGGTTGATCTATCTTATTAGCGGTTAGTTAGGTCTATATATCTTATTCTTGTTCTATTTTGCAAATGAACTTCATGTAAGAAGGATTGGGTTTGGCTCAGGCAAGCAACTATGTATGAGTGCTATACACCATCATATTTCCGTGTCATATACTACACTGAAAACATTACCATCATACAACGAAAGACCTTATATCCTATATTCATACCATTCGTCCATGACAGCCCAACAGACGCCAATTATAACCTCATCCCAATGAACATACAGTACTATAACTTAAGCACCACCGAGGATATTTCTCTCATAAACAGTAGTTGTCTTCCCCGTGTTCTGGTTCTCGATCTGCACACATCCATCAGCCACATTCCCTCACCCAGACATGGAGAGGGGCATACTTCATATCTCGGTTCCTCCTCGCTAGCGTCGACGTTCCGACCAGCCTGGTTACCGGGCTCGGTGAGGATGGATTGGATGGTGCCAATGCTTTCAGAGGTACGGGAGTCGGGGCCTGCGCGTGTTAGCTACTATCCAGGTTAAAATTAGAAATGGGAGGGGATGTACCTCCGACAGGCTTGTAGTGCACAGCTTGGCCGTTGCGGTATTGGGGCATTTTGTTGGTTGTTTCGTAGTTGGGTGATTTTAATTGGGAGAAAAGATTTATTGTTGAGGTTGGTTTCATTGAACTGGTGATCATTTTTATATTGTATGAAAATGCTAGAAAACAGGATTATGTGGTTATCGAATGTTGTGGTAATTGAAGCTCAACTTCAACATGACGTGTTGGAGATCAAGATCGATCGAGATTGAGATGTTACACCAAAAACTAGTAACCTATTGAAAATCGAGTAAAACATGCTTTACGATTAAGTTAAGGTTGTGACGTACGAGTCATCACCTAATATTAGTTAACAGTTAGCACTAATGGCATAACCGGCTTATCATACAATACCCTAACCGTCCTATCCACCGCTCCATGCAGCTAGTACAGCAACTACGGTGGCTAGACATCCTCCTCCCAAGGCGCCCTCGCCCTCCGGTAACTAACTCCCCAAACAAACCGACTCACCATCGGCTCCTCATCAACCGCACAATGCATTCTCCCGTCTCTTCCTCTGAACCATCCCAGTCCGTACCGTTTACCCTTGCTGACCAGCATCTCCGTCATTTCTCGGTTATTGTATAGTTCCGTCCCTGTGAAATCCTCCAACATGCGCGATTGGTGAATGAACGCGAGGATGGAGGCGATTGTAGACGGTTGGCGGGGCATGAATGGCCGGCGACGGCGGATGAATATTAGGATTGCGGAGAAGATCATGAAGACCACGATTGCCATGGATAAGATAGAGGAGGAGTAGAAGGAGTGTCGCGTCTCTGTCTTCACGGCGAGCGAGGAGAAGGTAATTGTTAGGAGGTCGGAGAGGATAGAGCCCAAGCCGACTAGCGCGACGAGCCAGTGGCGGTTGCGCAGCGACTTGAAGAGGATGACGGCGTAGGGTGTGCCTTGGTAGTCCAAGGTGAGGGTTTGTTCGGGGCGGGCGTTCCCTTTAGTGAGGGTGTGGAAGGGTTCCATCATTTTCACGTTGAATTCCAACGTGGCCCAGAGTTGTTTGATGAGGGTTGCTACTAGCACAGGGAGCCAGGGGATGTTGCGGATGACGTGGTTTAGTCGGGGGTCGTAGGTGATTGCTGGGACAAAGGGGAGGCAGATGatcatgaagatgatgaacgCCATTAGCCAGACGGGGCGGAGGATGATGGGTTGCGGGTTTGGTGGTTTAAGCGGTCTCTCTGTGGCTGTGCTCTGGTCTGTGCCTGTATATTCGCCCTGCCAGATGGTGGATTTGTATAGGAT from Aspergillus chevalieri M1 DNA, chromosome 2, nearly complete sequence includes:
- a CDS encoding DUF2945 domain-containing protein (COG:S;~EggNog:ENOG410PSY0;~InterPro:IPR021331;~PFAM:PF11160), producing the protein MPQYRNGQAVHYKPVGGPDSRTSESIGTIQSILTEPGNQAGRNVDASEEEPRYEIENQNTGKTTTVYERNILGGA